The genome window TCTTACTAACACTGTGCTGTCAATGTACCTGTTCTACTATCATTGCTCCCAGGTCCCTAAATATTTCGTTGAGATCGGAGATTGACTGCACAATCTGACGGATTTCCCGTTCCCTCTCTTCCACCATCAGCGTGTTTTGCTCCACCAATGCCAGCTGGTCATCTGTAAAACCCTGTTGAAATACAAGATTTACACACTGAACTAATATTTGCAGcatgaaaatattagaaataatttaaagcatAACAAGATTTCATAACTCAGATATCTATAATCTGAGAAAATGCAATTCATATTGAATTTGTGTAAAAACAACTTACTCTATCATAAAGTGTATCATCCTCCCCATCATCCATCAGTGGGACTGAGGTGTCAAAGAAGTGTTTGGACCTTTCTTCTCTATTCTTCATACCTGTAAAAGACAAACTATGTTTAAGCATGATATTTAAGCACACTATAATCAGGGTAAGGTCTGAAGCAccaaacagaaaagcacaaaaaagaaaatctgggtAGTAAATTACATAAATCacagtatttaaattttaactgTCAGGCTCATTATTTAACGAAAGCATAACAAATTGAACCAAATTTGCAAGACTGATTAAATCAgtgatttttaagtttttatgTTCCATGAAGTTAAAAAATTTAGGAAAGTTAAAAGCCTTAAAGTGTGATCACTCCAGGCTATTTTGTAACAAATTCTGTTATGAACACTCCTTGTCTGAACTGTGATCTCCAGTTCCACCTGTGCCATTTACAccacaggaggaagaaataTCAATATTAAATTTGAAGAGAAagtttttgtgggtttctttCAAGATTAAAATAATCTGGCTCATGTTAAAACATAATTGaacaaaattttacttttaaacagaaatggTTCCACTTCCAATGTGTTTATGGatgcagaattttaatttatcaCAGACAAGCTCTTAAGCTTTATCTATCAGAGCCTGCCATCTGCAACAGGTATTAGTGGCTGCTTCACCAGTGTAACAGATGCAGCTTTGCAAACAACAATTTGAGAagcaaaatgcattaaaaatgtggATGGATGAAATATACTTTCCTTGATATACTCAGCTATGACATTTCTTCTTTAGCAACAAGAAAAAGTAGAACAAAGCAGTTTGAACATGGGCTGTGGACCAGAAACTCCAATTCTATCCTCTAGACAGTCCTGTGTGCATCATTTAACCCTTCTGTGCTTCAGTTTTCCCAACCAAGAAAACAAGCACACCTCAGTGAGTGCTTTCCAGAGGAGCCCATGCATTACTGTTCCATCTCTTATGCTTACGTTTGAGATAGTCAGACTGTGCATGCCTAAAGTTGGTGGAGAGGTCCTGAAGGGACTGTGCTAAGGAAGACACTACATTCCTGAGAACACGTGCTTCTTGCTCTGTACAAGTACGTgacctgctctgcagcacctggacTGCTCTCTGACATCTGTGGAATAACTGAGAAGACAATCCCATTAGTGGAAAAACATACAGCAGCACACACCTTaaaaagcacatggaaaaagTGCCACATTGAAGACTAATATTTTGATCATACAGCAGCACACACCTTAAAAAGCACATGGCAAAAGTGCCACATTGAAGactaatattttgatttctacattttttaaagtaattttaaaacttgcCCCGTGCAATGTTTAAAAAGATATGGAAACAGAACATAAATGAACAAACAACTTCAAGCTAACAAGGTAGCAGAGTAACACAACTCCCTCTGACCAAATTGCTTCATTATAATTAGCTCAGAATAGACATCTGCAGATACAGATTTCTCCGAGATAACTGTAAATTTGATTTGAATAATCTGCCAATCCTGTTCCAAGTAGACAATCAAACAGGTATGGGAAAGAACAGGGAGGTTTAAGTGACTTGTTGGGAAGTtcagggctgagcccaggacTTCTGGATTGCTCCAACACAGATCACAAAACAAATCCTTCCTCAGAGCAAACCACTGCCTCATCCTAATGCATTAAAGATGTGCCAGACTGGAGGTGTAGGACACAAAGCACTCTGTACCTGTGTGATCTCCTGGGTTGTTATTTCTATTGCCCGTTCCTCCTCACTGCTGTCATCCAGTGTGGGTCTGTTTAGATGTTTATCATGAAGACTGGCTaattctttcatcttctgtttaACCCTGGCAATATCATACTGAATCTAAAACAGAAAGtccaacaggaagaaaatgaattaattaatgctTCAGGGGAAAAGGTTCTGACAAATGTCAGACAAAAATCATTGAGAGAAATCTGTAACATTAAAGGCAGACCAAATATTATTAAAAGCCACATAAAAAGCTGACTAAGAAACTGAATACTCTTAATAGACTTTGAGTTTGCTACCTTTTTACACCTACTCAATAATCTTAGCCAAGACTGCTGCTTTCAAATATGCTTCATTAAGttggaataatatttttataattatacAGCATCACAGCAAGAATATTTAGCCAacttccaaaaaaaagaaaactcaggTCACACCTTCAAATATGTCAGAAGTTGAAGAGTCTCAACTCAGCAGTAGAAGTTAAATGCCGTGCTTTCCaccaagtaattaaaaataaatctgtaagGATGATTATGATAGCAATAAAAAGGAGACTAAGCATCTTTCTGCAGCAACACAAACTGATGAGCCAACATGTGCTCTGTGTACgtttaaaaaaaaggattttcGGAAAGTGAAGAATAGCTTCACACTCCAAATACTGCAGAAGGTTTTTAACTGGATGCTTCCAGAATCATTCCCTTGTGTTTGTCCAAATATTTCCATAACTTGCAAGGCATCCAGACTGCACAGGTAGGAAAGCTCTCCTGCTAGAAGACAGTAACGTTTCCTGTTTTCAAACACTGAACTGCTCATCTCCACCATTTTAATGTCTATTCAACTGGACTCCTTACCaacaaaaattcaaacaaaaattcttATTTCAATCTTTGAATTTGAATTCTAATGCTATTTTTTCTACAAAGCTGACAGCATGTGAGTGGCAGCCCTAACAAACCCGTGTGGGAAGgccagctgtgtgctgggtgtgccagggcacagcactcACCTCGTCTGCCCCATCCACCCATTTGGGCGGCAGGCGCTTGGTCACTGCGACGGCAGCCTCGGGGTCCAGGCTGATCCCCGACACCAGGGCCATGCGGTCATCAGCCAGCTGCACAGGGGACAGCAACAGCTCCTTAGCTTCTCCTAATTACAGCCaaatcctccagcagcagacaAAGGGTGTGTGTGCTTTCCCGTGGAAATGAACCCCAGAGATGTGTTTGATCAAACACCTCATCCCCTGCTTTGTCCCTCTGTGCTAATGACCTGCACCCTCCCACTTCCACAGCGTCTGAAAGATTAGAGTTACTCTTAGAATAAATTCTCAGCAAATTTTCCAGGAGGAAAGATTGTATTGCAGTGAGAATTCAAGTAACTCTCATGCTGGTACATTTCTATCAGCCAATGCTGCAGCACAAGTTTGAAAACTGCATTTGGgaaaatctcagaaaaagaaacatttattatAACTGCTTGTTCTCAAACAACGTTATTTTGAAGAACAAACACTCTGGCAAACTGACATGCAACTCAAATGGTTAAATTACTTAGTGATAATTAAATTGTGCCAAACACAAATAGTCAAGGCAGTACTAGAGATCATCATTAATGATACCACTTACAATATTAACTAATTACTTGGGAAAACTTTCATATAAACACTTCCCTTCCTAGTTTCTCCCAAACTTGTAATTTTCCTTTATCAGGCCTGGAGTTTTGTGGTTCCCTACCCcatcccttttaaaaaaacaatcccaCTTCCTTCCTGAGCAACCCTTTCTTGAAAGCAATTTCTTTATCCCTGACTTTATTTTCTGATCAATAAAGTTTGCATAATTTATGCACAGCATGAAGAACAGTTAATGCCTTCACTGTGCAAAGTCACTCTGCCCCACGTGTGCACAGTAAGTCAGACTGGTTCATACATTTATCTATTCACAATATAACATCACAAAATGCTTCATTTCTCTATGTGCACAGACACTTCATCCTTTACAATGAAATTCCATAAACCAGCAGAATAAAGAAAGAGTATTTTAGCTCAGTGATGTAGGCTTGATGCACCATGGcagaataaaatgtgaaaaacaatACCTCATCCAGCTCCTGAAGTGATTTGTGGATCCCATCAGCCCCATCCAGTTAGAGACAGCAAaagataaaagggaaaaaagagacatAGGACAGATATAGGGCATGGTCAGTtg of Ficedula albicollis isolate OC2 chromosome 20, FicAlb1.5, whole genome shotgun sequence contains these proteins:
- the STX16 gene encoding syntaxin-16, which codes for MALVSGISLDPEAAVAVTKRLPPKWVDGADEIQYDIARVKQKMKELASLHDKHLNRPTLDDSSEEERAIEITTQEITQLFHRCQRAVQVLQSRSRTCTEQEARVLRNVVSSLAQSLQDLSTNFRHAQSDYLKRMKNREERSKHFFDTSVPLMDDGEDDTLYDRGFTDDQLALVEQNTLMVEEREREIRQIVQSISDLNEIFRDLGAMIVEQGTVLDRIDYNIEQSCMKTEEGLKQLHKAEQYQKKNRKMLVILILFVIVIVLIVVLIGVKSH